In the Hylaeus volcanicus isolate JK05 chromosome 1, UHH_iyHylVolc1.0_haploid, whole genome shotgun sequence genome, one interval contains:
- the LOC128877436 gene encoding larval cuticle protein 65Ag1-like, with the protein MKTILIFVAAIVGALAAPQGNPNDITIVKQEESNNIGVGGYRFSYEQSDGQTREETGELTNEGTDDEALSVTGSFSFTSPDGHTYRVDYTADKDGFHPTIKLVSK; encoded by the exons ATCCTCATCTTCGTGGCAGCGATAGTGGGAGCTCTCGCGGCACCTCAAGGCAATCCGAATGATATAACGATCGTAAAACAGGAGGAATCGAACAACATCGGAGTGGGTGGCTATCGTTTCAGTTATGAACAAAGCGACGGTCAAACGAGGGAAGAAACTGGAGAACTGACGAACGAGGGTACAGATGACGAAGCCCTTTCCGTTACCGGAAGTTTCTCCTTCACGTCGCCCGATGGCCACACCTACAG GGTCGATTACACCGCTGACAAGGATGGATTTCACCCTACCATCAAACTTGTTTCCAAATAA